The genomic region ATTCAAAGGTGACAAGCTGGATCAAGCGCCGATACGCCCAGGGCTGCACCTGATCTGCCACCCAAAAGGCGGCCACGCTCAGCGCCATGCCCAAGAATACGACAGGCATGACAATGCGCTTGAGCGGGATTCCCGCTGCCTTCATGGCAATCAATTCGCTGTGCTGCGCCAAGCGGCCAAACACAAACATGATGCCGAGCAAAAAGGATATGGGAAAGATATAGCCCACCATGGTGGGTAAGGCGTACAAACCGATTTGAGCAATATCACCCACGGCCATTTGGCTGATGGGGATCTTATCGGCGATCTCACGCATTTGCGAACGAACTGCGCCGCCGACCACCACAAAGCTAACCACCCCCGCGGCAAGGAGCGCAGGCGGCCAGATTTTTCCAAGAATGTAGCGGGTCAACAAATGCAAGACATGTACCTTCATAGATCCGGAACGGCGGAACAGGCGTTTCGGCTTTCATCGATCATCCGTCGCGGGGCAGCGTGCTGTTCTACCCTAAACGCCGCCCCGACAAAAACGCCATTTCTTTAACAAGGTTTATTATACGTTTAAGAGTCGGGACACGCGAAATAAATCCGGATCAAAACAATTTTTAATGGTCCATGAATCTTGGATCGGCCGCTTTCCGATGCGGTTCTTTTCCATGACAATCATATCGGCTTGGGAACCGTCGAGGAGGGCTTCCACTGCCGCCGCGCCCATACGCAGCGCCAAAACCCGATCAAAGGCCGTGGGCGCGCCGCCGCGCTGCAGATGACCCAGCACAGAAACACGCACATCCTTGAACTCGGATATGGCGGCAACTTTTTCCGCTACAGTAAAGACATTTCCCGCATCATCCCCTTCTGCGACCACAACAATCATCGATGTTTTTCCGCGGCGGCTCATCTCGCGGAGATCCTCACAAAGAGCGGGAATATCGGTGGCGCTTTCCGGGGCGAGGATCGCTTCCGCGCCGCCCGCCAAACCGCTGTACATGGCAATAAACCCGCTATGCCTGCCCATGACCTCGACAAAGAAAATACGGTCGTGGGATGCAGCCGTATCGCGGAGACGGTCAATACCTTCCATGGCCGTATTCAATGCCGTATCA from Candidatus Hydrogenedentota bacterium harbors:
- the pfkA gene encoding 6-phosphofructokinase: MKRIAVLTNGGDAPGMNPAIRAVVRTAIAHGVEIFGIQRGYQGLIEDAIEAFSARSVSGIIHHGGTILRTARSQEFRTEAGLVKAAQRLRQRGIEGLIVIGGDGSYRGAYSLWEKQGIPCVGIPGTIDNDIGGTEYTIGFDTALNTAMEGIDRLRDTAASHDRIFFVEVMGRHSGFIAMYSGLAGGAEAILAPESATDIPALCEDLREMSRRGKTSMIVVVAEGDDAGNVFTVAEKVAAISEFKDVRVSVLGHLQRGGAPTAFDRVLALRMGAAAVEALLDGSQADMIVMEKNRIGKRPIQDSWTIKNCFDPDLFRVSRLLNV